One window of Tenacibaculum maritimum NCIMB 2154 genomic DNA carries:
- a CDS encoding SusC/RagA family TonB-linked outer membrane protein encodes MKPLHAFILLLLANNIYSQTTITGKITSNTDGAPLPFVTITSSKTNGTVSDENGTYRITVPPKTKELIFSFIGYATQKIALNNSTVMNVTLIEDTENLEEVVITALGVQRAAKKLGYAIQSLKSEDVNSVKSVNFLDNLSGKIAGVSITQGATGVGSSSKITIRGESSFSNNNPLFVVDGTPINNETVFNFTNEAAAGFQEIDFGNGAMEVNPDDIASVSILKGPSAAALYGTRASNGVIVIKTKGGKTSKEPQVSINSSLFIDTAFKLPKFQNEYGQGNSGQFTYTDGLGGGINDNITYSWGPKLDAGILIPQFDSPVLLPDGTIVRGGDTSLYSGANITPTEFKSNPNNLKDFYKTGITSINNIAIANGFETGNYRLSFTDLRSESIIPGVNLNRQTVATKLNFNLHNKTTVSSFISYANSNSDNRPANGYGSENVNYSLVAWGPRSLNINNLKNYWQPGLENIQQYSFNYTFFDNPYFILHENRNSFERDRIFGNIQVKHQLSDQLSISFRSGMDYSSEIRQLRRSFSSNRFKNGGYAEHTVSYREVNTDFLINYQNTFANFSLDISFGGNRLNQTASTKQSQTVNLAQPGIFNLNNAASPIDIFQFSSKKRINSLYGIAKLGYKDVLFLDITGRNDWSSALATPFSVDGTSFFYPSISSSFILSNTLQLPKAISFAKIRASIAQVGNDTSPYQTSGAFISQTPVNGQPTFSNQNFIPNPNLKPESTTSYEFGADIRFFNDRLGVDFTYYNSNTTDQIISLPIAVSSGYNHQVVNGGEINTSGLEIIINSTPIKNKNFKWNTSFNFATNRAIIQNLPQANGRITLAYSRIYDSANQTVWFQVEEGGRIGDFYGTGYLKNENGDFIIDSNGRYIADNTLKKLGNYNPDFTLGWNTDLTYKNWNLNFLFDWKQGGKLVSRTSALGNVGGQLAETSYRPDAGIIAQGVVNTGTANNPIYKPNTKAISAESYYRQFYDRNHEENNTYDASFLKLRQFALSHSFNLKNDRFGLKNGGDLTLSLIGRNLFSIAEIPHLDPEQLAVQGNSFINGVEDMSYATTRSIGFKIGLNF; translated from the coding sequence CTTTTGTTACCATAACTAGCTCCAAAACAAACGGGACTGTCTCTGATGAAAATGGAACCTATCGCATTACTGTTCCTCCAAAAACAAAAGAATTAATTTTTTCTTTTATTGGATATGCTACTCAAAAAATAGCACTTAATAATAGTACTGTCATGAATGTTACTCTTATTGAAGACACTGAAAACTTAGAAGAAGTGGTAATCACGGCATTGGGAGTTCAAAGAGCTGCTAAAAAATTAGGATACGCTATTCAATCTTTAAAATCTGAAGACGTAAACAGCGTTAAATCTGTCAATTTCCTAGATAATTTATCAGGAAAAATAGCTGGAGTTTCCATCACCCAAGGAGCTACTGGAGTAGGCTCTTCTTCTAAAATAACAATTCGAGGTGAATCTTCTTTCTCAAATAATAATCCTCTTTTTGTGGTTGATGGAACTCCTATCAATAACGAAACTGTTTTTAACTTTACCAACGAAGCCGCTGCGGGATTTCAAGAAATTGATTTTGGTAATGGCGCCATGGAAGTAAATCCTGATGATATTGCATCTGTAAGCATATTAAAAGGCCCTAGTGCCGCAGCTTTATACGGTACAAGAGCTTCCAACGGTGTAATTGTTATTAAAACCAAAGGAGGTAAAACCTCCAAAGAACCTCAAGTAAGTATCAACTCCTCATTGTTTATTGATACTGCTTTTAAACTTCCTAAATTTCAAAATGAATACGGACAAGGTAATTCTGGTCAATTCACCTATACAGATGGACTCGGAGGAGGAATCAATGACAACATCACTTATTCATGGGGTCCAAAATTGGATGCTGGAATTTTAATTCCTCAGTTTGACAGCCCTGTTTTACTACCTGACGGAACAATCGTAAGAGGCGGAGATACTTCACTATATAGCGGAGCTAATATTACCCCTACGGAATTCAAGTCTAACCCAAACAATTTAAAAGACTTTTATAAAACAGGAATTACCTCTATTAATAATATTGCTATTGCTAATGGATTTGAAACAGGAAATTACAGATTGTCTTTTACAGACTTAAGAAGTGAATCAATCATTCCTGGAGTAAACTTAAACAGACAAACTGTTGCTACTAAACTAAACTTTAACCTTCATAACAAAACAACTGTTTCGAGTTTTATTAGTTATGCAAATTCTAATAGTGATAACAGACCTGCTAATGGATACGGTAGTGAAAATGTAAATTATTCATTAGTTGCCTGGGGTCCTCGTTCTCTTAACATTAATAACTTGAAAAACTATTGGCAACCTGGTTTAGAAAATATTCAACAGTACTCTTTTAATTATACTTTTTTTGATAATCCTTATTTTATCTTACATGAAAATCGAAATTCTTTTGAACGCGATCGAATTTTCGGAAATATTCAAGTCAAGCATCAATTATCTGATCAATTAAGTATTTCTTTCAGATCTGGAATGGATTATAGTAGTGAAATAAGACAATTGCGCCGTTCTTTCAGTAGCAATCGTTTTAAAAATGGCGGATATGCAGAGCATACTGTTTCTTATAGAGAAGTTAATACTGATTTCTTGATTAATTACCAAAATACATTTGCTAATTTTTCTTTAGATATTTCTTTTGGTGGAAATCGCCTAAATCAAACAGCCTCAACAAAACAATCGCAAACTGTCAATTTAGCACAACCTGGCATTTTTAATCTAAACAATGCTGCTTCTCCTATTGATATTTTTCAATTTAGTAGCAAAAAAAGAATCAATTCTCTATATGGAATCGCTAAACTAGGATATAAAGACGTTTTATTTTTAGACATCACAGGAAGAAATGATTGGTCGAGTGCACTGGCTACTCCTTTTTCTGTAGATGGCACCTCTTTCTTTTACCCTTCCATCTCTTCTAGTTTTATTTTATCGAACACCCTTCAACTTCCTAAAGCTATTTCTTTTGCTAAAATAAGAGCTAGTATTGCCCAAGTAGGTAATGATACTAGCCCCTACCAAACATCAGGTGCTTTTATTTCTCAAACCCCTGTCAATGGCCAACCAACGTTTAGCAATCAAAATTTTATTCCAAATCCTAATTTAAAACCAGAAAGTACAACATCTTATGAATTTGGAGCGGATATCCGTTTTTTTAATGACAGGTTAGGAGTTGATTTCACGTACTACAATTCGAATACAACAGATCAGATCATCTCACTACCTATTGCGGTTTCTTCTGGATACAATCATCAAGTTGTAAATGGCGGAGAAATAAATACGAGCGGATTGGAAATTATAATCAATAGTACACCAATTAAAAACAAAAACTTTAAATGGAATACTTCTTTTAACTTCGCTACAAATCGCGCTATTATTCAAAACCTACCTCAGGCTAATGGCCGTATTACATTGGCATATAGTAGAATTTACGATAGCGCTAATCAAACTGTTTGGTTTCAAGTAGAAGAAGGAGGACGAATTGGTGATTTTTATGGTACAGGTTATTTAAAAAATGAAAATGGCGACTTTATCATTGACTCCAATGGAAGATATATTGCTGACAATACCTTAAAAAAATTAGGAAATTACAATCCAGATTTCACCTTAGGATGGAATACCGATCTTACTTATAAAAACTGGAATTTAAATTTCCTTTTTGACTGGAAACAAGGAGGTAAATTAGTTTCAAGAACGAGTGCCTTAGGAAATGTAGGTGGTCAATTAGCCGAAACTTCGTACCGACCAGACGCTGGTATTATTGCGCAAGGAGTTGTAAATACAGGAACAGCAAACAACCCTATATACAAACCCAATACAAAAGCCATTTCAGCAGAAAGTTATTACCGTCAGTTTTACGATAGAAATCACGAAGAAAATAATACTTATGACGCTTCTTTCTTAAAACTAAGACAATTCGCTCTAAGTCACAGCTTCAATTTAAAAAACGATCGTTTTGGTCTTAAAAACGGAGGTGATTTAACCCTCTCTCTTATCGGAAGAAACCTTTTTTCTATTGCTGAAATACCTCACTTAGATCCAGAGCAATTAGCGGTTCAAGGAAATAGCTTCATCAATGGAGTGGAAGATATGAGCTATGCTACTACAAGAAGTATCGGGTTTAAAATAGGTTTAAATTTTTAA
- a CDS encoding SusD/RagB family nutrient-binding outer membrane lipoprotein: MKNNNNYILFLVLILLSSCTKDFQEINTNTNNPVNVQPSFLLRQVIYNFGENMSYEGFVAGDLLAQHRTALDFNLFDRHALKSPQLGGNPWAIFYKNLRDNEIILKQANTSTANLVYKGPALILKAYMAMGLTDLFGDVPYFDAFKGTEGVVTPTYDQQQRIYLDPNGILDNLDNAITALKNYKGITPLEGDILYRGNLQSWIQFANSLKIKALIRISSKVNVKNDLQKLYNEGNYIKVNTQNAVFDFTNSAPNSFRLAQLRVGDFNNFVLSETMEEIMNRLNDTRLATLFRPYANATSNEFNGLINGIDASNTSIALADYSLAGTIFREDTATLDANFLTAWETSLLLAEAAEKGLIIADAKKLYETGVTLAFEYWNTELPANYLNENASYNAIGTTPLEQIATQKWISSVINGYESWIEYRRTGFPNLKPIAASLNNNLIPIRMPYPPEEEALNKKNYTIAAQATNNNSINVPVWWDN, encoded by the coding sequence ATGAAAAACAACAATAATTACATACTCTTTTTAGTACTTATTTTACTATCAAGCTGCACTAAAGATTTTCAAGAAATAAACACCAATACCAACAATCCTGTAAATGTGCAACCTAGCTTTTTATTACGGCAAGTCATTTACAATTTTGGAGAAAACATGAGTTATGAAGGATTTGTTGCTGGCGATTTATTAGCGCAACACAGAACTGCATTAGATTTTAATCTTTTTGACAGGCACGCTTTAAAATCGCCACAATTAGGCGGCAATCCTTGGGCTATCTTCTATAAAAATTTAAGAGATAACGAAATCATTCTAAAACAAGCCAATACCTCTACAGCAAATCTTGTTTATAAAGGACCTGCTTTAATTTTAAAAGCATATATGGCAATGGGGCTTACTGATTTATTTGGAGATGTTCCTTATTTTGACGCCTTTAAAGGTACAGAAGGAGTGGTAACCCCTACTTATGACCAACAGCAACGTATTTACTTAGATCCGAATGGTATTCTTGACAATCTTGACAATGCTATTACTGCATTAAAAAACTACAAGGGCATCACTCCTTTAGAAGGCGATATTTTATATCGTGGAAACCTGCAATCATGGATACAATTTGCAAACTCATTAAAAATCAAAGCGCTCATTCGTATTTCTAGTAAAGTAAATGTCAAAAACGACTTACAAAAGCTATACAATGAAGGCAATTACATAAAAGTCAATACCCAAAATGCAGTATTCGACTTTACCAATAGCGCTCCAAACAGTTTTAGACTCGCTCAATTAAGGGTAGGCGATTTTAACAATTTCGTACTGTCTGAAACAATGGAAGAAATCATGAATCGTTTAAATGATACTAGGCTTGCTACTTTATTCAGACCATATGCCAATGCTACTTCAAATGAATTTAATGGACTTATTAATGGGATTGATGCTTCAAATACTTCTATTGCCCTAGCTGATTACTCCTTAGCAGGCACTATTTTTAGAGAAGATACCGCTACTTTAGACGCTAACTTTTTAACTGCTTGGGAAACTTCTTTATTGCTAGCAGAAGCCGCTGAAAAAGGATTGATCATAGCAGATGCTAAAAAACTATATGAAACAGGAGTTACTTTAGCTTTTGAATATTGGAACACTGAATTACCTGCTAATTACTTAAATGAAAACGCTTCTTATAACGCTATTGGAACAACTCCTTTAGAACAAATTGCTACTCAAAAATGGATTTCAAGTGTTATTAATGGCTATGAAAGCTGGATTGAATATAGACGTACTGGATTTCCTAACTTAAAACCTATTGCTGCAAGTTTAAACAATAACTTAATTCCTATTAGAATGCCATACCCTCCTGAAGAAGAAGCATTGAATAAAAAAAATTACACTATTGCTGCACAAGCAACCAATAACAACAGTATAAACGTACCCGTTTGGTGGGATAATTAA
- a CDS encoding SLC5/6 family protein, with protein sequence METIYWQWLLVIITSLVFFFLSPLATSTKQFYNAITKNKAPSTIVLTGSLIISWIFAKSITNAANLGAKFGILGGIAYAGYYLSFAIAGILIYQLRTKGGYQSIHQFLTSKFGTYAMVLFSVLIAIRLFNEVWSNTMVIGTYFGPSNSTPYFTAIVVFTILTLAYAIKGGLSSSIFTDTIQMILFAILLMVILWNIFSSENLTMQEVNTSSVWSFEFGLNLLFAAIIQSFSYPFHDPVLTDRAFISSPKVTLKSFLLASLLGGLCIILFSIIGVYAKVNNLQGDAAFEVGKAFGIIVLLIINFIMITSAASTLDSTFSSFSKLTAIDLRLGKTISFGRASMLFIAILGTIPVFLNAEILSATTISGTMVIGLTPVFVFWKSKAPKESFYLSVLCGLLFGILLVFGAFPNELIFTKGKYADLLWVNIWGVLSCLIIYMIPTWIKK encoded by the coding sequence ATGGAAACAATTTATTGGCAATGGTTGCTAGTTATTATAACGAGCTTGGTATTCTTCTTTTTATCGCCATTAGCAACCTCAACAAAGCAGTTTTACAATGCCATTACTAAAAATAAAGCACCTAGTACCATAGTACTTACAGGAAGCTTAATTATCTCATGGATTTTTGCTAAAAGCATTACTAATGCTGCTAATCTCGGGGCAAAATTTGGCATTTTAGGAGGCATTGCTTATGCAGGATACTATCTTTCTTTTGCAATAGCTGGTATTTTAATTTACCAATTAAGAACTAAAGGCGGTTATCAAAGCATTCACCAATTTTTAACTTCAAAATTTGGAACATATGCAATGGTTCTTTTTTCTGTATTAATTGCTATTCGACTATTCAATGAAGTTTGGAGTAATACCATGGTTATTGGCACCTATTTTGGCCCCTCTAATTCCACCCCCTACTTCACTGCAATCGTAGTATTTACGATACTCACCCTAGCCTATGCTATAAAAGGAGGGCTAAGCAGCTCTATATTTACAGACACCATACAAATGATTTTATTTGCCATTTTGTTAATGGTTATTCTTTGGAATATTTTTTCATCCGAAAACCTCACGATGCAAGAGGTGAACACCTCAAGTGTATGGAGTTTTGAATTCGGACTTAATTTGTTGTTTGCAGCTATTATTCAATCTTTTAGCTACCCCTTTCATGATCCTGTATTAACTGATAGGGCTTTTATAAGCTCTCCAAAAGTTACTTTGAAAAGCTTTCTTTTAGCCAGCTTACTAGGAGGTCTTTGCATTATTCTTTTTAGTATTATTGGAGTATATGCAAAAGTAAATAACCTACAGGGTGATGCCGCTTTTGAAGTTGGCAAAGCATTTGGTATTATAGTACTGCTTATTATCAACTTTATCATGATAACTTCTGCCGCATCAACATTAGATTCTACTTTTTCTTCTTTCTCTAAATTAACCGCTATCGATTTAAGATTGGGAAAAACCATTTCTTTTGGAAGGGCTTCCATGCTCTTTATTGCCATTTTAGGCACTATTCCTGTTTTCTTGAATGCTGAAATTTTATCTGCAACTACTATTTCAGGTACTATGGTTATTGGATTGACCCCCGTTTTTGTATTCTGGAAATCAAAAGCTCCTAAAGAAAGTTTTTACCTAAGTGTTTTATGCGGACTCCTATTTGGTATTTTACTTGTTTTTGGGGCATTTCCTAACGAACTTATTTTTACCAAAGGAAAATATGCCGATTTACTTTGGGTAAATATCTGGGGCGTTTTAAGTTGTTTAATTATTT